The Thermoanaerobaculia bacterium genomic interval ATGAGGTCACCCGGCGAGCAACGTCGCCTCGCGCGTGATCGGCAGAGCGGTGATCTCTTCGGGCGAGAGCGCGAAGAGTTGCTCGACGACCTTTCGCGGGGTGGCGGTCTCTCCCGACGACGCGTCGAGGTTCACCTCGAACCGCAGGCGCTCGCCGGAAGGATCGACGGCGAGCGAGCGCAGCGCCGGCGCGAGCGCTCGGGCGCCGTTGTCCGCCACCGAACGGGCGCGTGCGTGGAGCGAGGGACCGAGGACGACCGAGTACGCGGCGCCGCGAATCGCCTTCGAGAGCGGGGGAGCGCCGGGCGCGAGCGCTTCGACGGCCGTCACGCGGATCCCCGGAGGAAGGCGGTCGCTGATTCGCGCGGCGGCGTCGGCCGGCAGCGCCGCCGTGGTCTCGAGGTCGAGCACCTCCGACCGCGACTCGAGCCCGAGCGCGAGCGCGGGCCCCATCGACAGACGCATGCGGGGGTTGAAGCCCTCCGAGTAGGCCGCGGGCATCCCTGCCGCGCGGATCCCGCGCTCGAAGGCGTCCATCGTGTTCCGGTGGGAGAGATATCGGGCGTCGCCGAGCTTCTCGAACGTCAGCCGGTAGCGCATCCGCGGGCGCGGGTCGGACCCGAAGCCCGGACGCCGGCGCGGCGCCGACGCGACGTCGGGCATCGACTTCTGCCGGTAGGCGGCTCCCTTGGCCGTGTCCGTGTAGGCCGCGGGAAGAGACCCGTTCCCGGCGGCCGCCGGAAGGGCGTCCGGCCTCGCGGCGCCGGCGTCCGCGACGGCCGCCGGCGAGGCGGCGATGGACGCCGCCGGCGAGGCGGCAACCGGAAGCATCGCTCCCATCGGCTTCGCGAGCACGGTGTCCTCGCCGTTGCCCGGCACGCCGCAGGCGTAGCAGTGCCCCCACTTGCAGTCCTCGGTCTCGTGCTCCCGCAGAGCCTTGATCCGCTCGATCTTCAGGAACTTCTTCGTCACGGCCGCGTCGATGACGTCCCACGGCAGGATTTCGTCGACCGCGTATTCGCGCAGGTAACGATCCGGAGAGAGGCCGACCGCGGCGAAAGCCTCGTGCCAGAGGTCGTGGCGGAAGTGCTCGCTCCAGCCGTCGAATTTCACGCCGCGCTTCCACGCCTCGAGGATCACCTCTCCCATCCGCCGGTCGCCGCGCGAGAGCACGCACTCGATCTCGGCCTCGGCCGGCGCGTGGCTCTTCATCTTCGCTCCGCGCACGCTCCGGAACCTGTCCTGGAGATACCGGACCTTCTCGCGGAGCTTCTCCGCTCCGTCGAAGGCGGACCACTGGAACGGAGTCCAGGACTTCGGCACGAACGAGCCGACGGAGACGTTGACGTTCTTGCGCCCGTGGCGTCGTCCCTGCGCGAGGATGTCCCGGACGAGCGTCACGAGCTCGTCTAAGTCCGCCTCGGTCTCGGTCGGCAGTCCGATCATCGTGTAGACCTTGATCAGGTCCCAGCCGCGCGAGAATGCGGCGTCGGCGGCCTTGACCATGTCGGCGTTCGTGAACGTCTTGTTGATGACGCGGCGCAGCCGGTCGGAGCCCGTTTCCGGCGCGAACGTGAACCCGGACTTGCGGACCTCGGAGACCGCGTCGGCGAGACCGACGGAGAACGCCTCGGCGCGCAGCGACGGGAGCGAGATCGACACCCTCTGCTCGGCGAGCTGGGGCGCCAGACACGAGACGAGCGGTTCGATCTGCGAGTAGTCGGCCGTCGAGAGCGACAGCAGCCCGACCTCGGACCAGCCCGTCTCCTGGATGAAGCGTTTCGTCATCGCGGCGGCGTCGCCGGGGTCGAGCTCGCGCACGGGCCGGTACCAGTAGCCCGCCTGGCAGAACCGGCATCCCTGGGTGCAGCCGCGCATGATCTCGAGCCCGAGGCGGTCCTGCACGATGTCGACGGACGGGACGACCGGCTTCTCGGGATAGTGATCGGGAGAGAGGCGCTCGATCCACACGCGGCGGGCGCGCTCCGGGACTCCCGGCCGGTTGGGGGAGATCGCGGCGATCGTCCCGTCCTCGCGGTAGGCGACGTCGTAGAGAGACGGCACGTAGAAACCGGGGACGCGGGCGAG includes:
- a CDS encoding TIGR03960 family B12-binding radical SAM protein, which gives rise to MRFVSVRPKIDPLLPFVERPGRYIGLERNAVRKDLAAASATLALAFPDTYEIGMSHTGLKILYEIVNRRTAWACERVYAPWTDFEAKMRENGIPLFTVESFSPAADFDALGFSLQAEVNYSNVVNMLDLARIPLLQRDRRPEDPIVIGGGPCTANPEPLAIFFDVFLIGDAEEALPLFLERLEAAKSAGEPRAAFLESLARVPGFYVPSLYDVAYREDGTIAAISPNRPGVPERARRVWIERLSPDHYPEKPVVPSVDIVQDRLGLEIMRGCTQGCRFCQAGYWYRPVRELDPGDAAAMTKRFIQETGWSEVGLLSLSTADYSQIEPLVSCLAPQLAEQRVSISLPSLRAEAFSVGLADAVSEVRKSGFTFAPETGSDRLRRVINKTFTNADMVKAADAAFSRGWDLIKVYTMIGLPTETEADLDELVTLVRDILAQGRRHGRKNVNVSVGSFVPKSWTPFQWSAFDGAEKLREKVRYLQDRFRSVRGAKMKSHAPAEAEIECVLSRGDRRMGEVILEAWKRGVKFDGWSEHFRHDLWHEAFAAVGLSPDRYLREYAVDEILPWDVIDAAVTKKFLKIERIKALREHETEDCKWGHCYACGVPGNGEDTVLAKPMGAMLPVAASPAASIAASPAAVADAGAARPDALPAAAGNGSLPAAYTDTAKGAAYRQKSMPDVASAPRRRPGFGSDPRPRMRYRLTFEKLGDARYLSHRNTMDAFERGIRAAGMPAAYSEGFNPRMRLSMGPALALGLESRSEVLDLETTAALPADAAARISDRLPPGIRVTAVEALAPGAPPLSKAIRGAAYSVVLGPSLHARARSVADNGARALAPALRSLAVDPSGERLRFEVNLDASSGETATPRKVVEQLFALSPEEITALPITREATLLAG